The following coding sequences lie in one Candidatus Dadabacteria bacterium genomic window:
- the ggt gene encoding gamma-glutamyltransferase produces MPADSILKHAFILCLVLSIALSSAHAEPDYLNKSTAESTSFRNGMVVSEEQIATLVGLSVLKEGGNAVDAAVAVGFALAVTHPRAGNLGGGGFMLVHLSKTGRTVAIDYREKAPLKATRNMFLDENGKVDTERARHSIYSCGVPGTVAGLSLALEKYGTMPLEKVLAPAIRLAEEGFAVTPELRKSLLKAKGRLKKSGESMEIFFKNNGEPPREGEILRQKNLAWSLKEISKNGPGAFYRGTIAKKITAYMKKEGGLITEQDLTSYEALIREPVTGSYRGYSIHSMPPPSSGGVHLIQMLNILERYPLSQYGHNSARYIHILSETMKLAYADRSKHLGDPDFSPVPTAHLVSKQYAKRLANRVNPQKATPSIYVKPGSPPPAGGTDTTHFTVADRFGNVVSNTYTLNFAYGSGLAVAGTGILLNNEMDDFSAKPATPNAYGLIGGEKNSIAPGKRMLSSMTPTIVFNGEEFLLATGGRGGSRIITSVLQVILNVIDHKMSIREATSAPRIHHQWLPDTLYVERETGKDLEARLREKGYEVKRTGPMESAQSVAKTEGLFLGAADPRHPGGLAQGY; encoded by the coding sequence ATGCCCGCGGACTCGATCCTTAAACACGCCTTCATACTCTGTCTTGTTTTATCCATTGCACTCTCTTCCGCCCACGCGGAGCCCGATTATTTAAATAAAAGTACGGCGGAATCCACATCTTTTCGAAACGGGATGGTTGTATCCGAGGAGCAGATCGCTACCCTCGTCGGGCTCTCCGTACTCAAGGAAGGCGGAAACGCCGTTGATGCAGCGGTCGCCGTCGGATTCGCCCTTGCGGTCACTCACCCGAGAGCCGGAAACCTCGGGGGCGGCGGATTCATGCTGGTGCATCTGAGCAAAACGGGACGGACAGTCGCCATAGATTACAGGGAAAAAGCTCCGCTTAAAGCCACGCGCAACATGTTCCTCGATGAGAACGGAAAGGTTGACACGGAGCGGGCACGGCACAGCATCTATTCCTGCGGGGTTCCGGGAACGGTCGCGGGGCTTTCGCTGGCCCTTGAAAAATACGGGACCATGCCGCTTGAAAAGGTTCTTGCGCCGGCAATAAGGCTCGCGGAGGAGGGATTTGCGGTTACGCCGGAACTCAGAAAATCGCTTCTGAAAGCAAAAGGGCGCTTGAAAAAATCAGGCGAGAGCATGGAGATTTTTTTCAAAAACAACGGAGAGCCGCCCCGGGAGGGAGAAATCCTCAGGCAGAAAAACCTTGCGTGGAGCCTCAAGGAAATAAGCAAAAACGGTCCCGGGGCGTTTTACAGAGGGACGATAGCGAAAAAAATCACGGCTTACATGAAAAAAGAGGGAGGCCTCATAACCGAACAGGACCTTACCTCTTATGAGGCTCTCATAAGAGAACCGGTGACCGGAAGCTACAGGGGCTACAGCATACACTCGATGCCGCCTCCAAGCTCGGGCGGGGTCCATCTTATCCAGATGCTTAACATTCTCGAGCGCTATCCCCTCTCGCAATACGGCCATAATTCCGCGCGCTACATCCATATTCTCTCGGAGACCATGAAGCTTGCCTACGCCGACAGATCAAAACATCTGGGCGATCCGGACTTCTCTCCCGTTCCCACAGCACATCTTGTCTCAAAACAGTACGCAAAACGCTTGGCAAACCGCGTCAATCCCCAAAAAGCGACTCCGAGCATATACGTAAAGCCGGGCTCACCACCCCCCGCCGGAGGCACTGACACCACCCACTTCACCGTAGCCGACAGGTTCGGAAACGTGGTTTCAAACACGTACACGCTTAATTTCGCCTACGGCTCGGGTCTCGCCGTGGCGGGAACAGGGATACTGCTTAACAACGAAATGGATGATTTCTCGGCAAAACCCGCAACGCCGAACGCATACGGTCTCATCGGCGGCGAAAAGAACTCCATTGCCCCCGGCAAAAGAATGCTGAGCTCCATGACGCCGACCATCGTGTTTAACGGCGAAGAATTTCTTCTCGCGACGGGGGGCCGTGGAGGGAGCAGAATAATAACTTCCGTGCTTCAGGTCATTCTGAACGTGATTGATCACAAGATGAGCATCCGGGAGGCCACATCGGCCCCGAGGATACACCACCAGTGGCTCCCCGATACCCTGTACGTGGAAAGGGAAACAGGGAAAGACCTGGAGGCCAGGCTGCGGGAAAAAGGATACGAGGTGAAAAGAACCGGCCCGATGGAGAGCGCTCAGAGCGTGGCGAAGACAGAAGGGCTCTTTCTCGGAGCAGCCGATCCCAGGCACCCGGGAGGACTGGCGCAGGGATACTGA